The DNA region GCGCTGGGGCTGCTCGAAGCGCTCATCGAGCGCATGGACGGGATCTACGAGTTGATCCGCGCCGAACAGCGCATCAGCGCGGACGTACCCGATGCGGAGATCACCGCCGATATCTGGGGACTGCCCGAACACCTGCGGCCCCTGCCGGTGGTTCTGCTGATCGATGAGGTCGCCGAACTCGCCCTCTTCGCAAGCAAGGAAGAGGAGAAGCGACGCGACCGGATCGTCACGGCGCTCGTGCGGCTGGTCCAACTCGGCCGCGCAGCCGGTATCTACGTGGAGATCTGCGGGCAGCGCTTCGGCTCGGAACTCGGCAAGGGCATCACGATGCTCCGTGCCCAGCTCACCGGACGCGTCGCCCACCGGGTGAACGACGAAGCCTCGGCGAACATGGCGTTCGCGGACATCTCTCCGGATGCCGTGCTCGCCACCACGCAGATCCCAACTGAGCGGCCGGGTACGGCCGTTGTCGGGGACTCGTCTGGCGGCTGGGTCATCACCCGCACTCCGTACACGTCGCTTCGGCAAGCAGTGAACGTCTGCAATGCGGAAGCCGCGCGCACACCGGAGCTTCCCGAACTGGCCGACTACCGGCCGAGCTTGGCGCCCGCGCTCAAGGCTGTGGAACGCGTCTCCGAGGCAGCCTGACCCCTTCCCCAACACGGTCGGCGCGACCGCTTCGCGCCACGTCCCTACCCCTCCCATGCCCGAAACAGGAGGTGAATCGATCATGACCCGGCTGCCGCGCGTGGACGCCGTACTGATCCAGGCTGTGATCGCCGGTGCCCTGTCCTTCGCACACCTGCATGACATCGCGCGTGCAGCCGGACAGGACGGCTGGAAAGCCTGGGCCTACCCGATCAGCGTGGACCTGCTGCTTGTCGCGGCCTGGCGGCGCATCCGCGCACTGCAAGAGACCGGGGATTCGGCACGGCTGCCCTGGTGCTGGTTCGTCGTCGCGCTCGCCGCGTCCCTCGGCGCCAACATCGCGACCGCCGGGCTCCTCGACCTGGAAGCCGTGCCTGGCTGGCTGCGCATCCTCGTCGCCGGGTGGCCCGCCCTCGCCTTCTTCGGCGGAACCCTGCTGGCGCACGCACCGATCGCGGAAGACCGAGCAGAGCCCATCGGTGGCACGTCGCCACCCTCTGCCGACGAGGCCGCCGAGCCGGTCACGACGGTGGAGCGGGACGTGCCCGAACTCCCCGATTCCACTGCTGAGTTGAGCGATCCGGCCGCCCCTGCACCTCCGGCGACGTTGCCGTCCGTACCTCCGGCACTGGTCGACCACGCCCGCAAGCTCGCCGACGCCCATCACGCCCGCACTGGCTCACCCATCGACTCCGACGCGCTGCGCGCCCAGCTCGGCGTACCGGCACCGATGGCCGACGCAATCGCCGCTCACCTGACCTGAAAGGAGAACTCCCCATGCCCGCACGCGACTTCTTCCACTCCGTCCAACGCATTGGCCCCGTGCAGATCGGCACCCACCGCAACCGCCGTGCGGGCCAGACCCGGCACGCGGCCGTATGCACCGCAGAACGCTGCGGCTGGTCCGCCGACTACGGCACCCGAACCGCGGCACAACTCGCTGCCCGCACCCACCGCTGCGCCGTCCGCTGAAAGGAGATCACGCCATGACCGTCCAACTGCCGCTCGTCCTGGTGCTCGCCCTCGTCGGCTACTTCGGCATCCGCCTCTTCCGGCCGCCGATATGGCTCGTCGTCGTCCTGCTCCTGGGCGGCTTCCTGCTGGCAGACACCTTCCTCGCCCCCGCCATCGACTCCGGCACCCGCACCGGGACCGAGGTCGTCAACGGCACCAACGACTGACAGGAGGAAGAGCCGCATGTTCCGGCCCAAGTACCCGACCACGCCCGTGCCGACAGCTCCGGCCTCGCCAACTGTCGTGACATCTAACGACGTTCACCGCACTTACGAGACCGCGCCGGTCTCCCTGCCGGCCGCTCCTCGTCGCACCGTGCAGCTCACGCCCGGCGCAGTGGCCGCCGTCGTCGGCGGTGGCGCTGCCGTCGCACTCATCATCGCCGCGGTCCTGGTCGCGCTGCTCCTGGCCGTCGCCGTCACCGCGGTCTCCGTGACCATGTGCGCGGTGGTGCTCCGCTCGCTCCTCAACTCGCAGCACAAGCGCTACTGACCGGCCCTCGGGGCGGCCCCGATACCGCCAAGCATCAGCCGCCCCGAGAGCCCTGCCCC from Streptomyces marispadix includes:
- a CDS encoding DUF2637 domain-containing protein, with the translated sequence MTRLPRVDAVLIQAVIAGALSFAHLHDIARAAGQDGWKAWAYPISVDLLLVAAWRRIRALQETGDSARLPWCWFVVALAASLGANIATAGLLDLEAVPGWLRILVAGWPALAFFGGTLLAHAPIAEDRAEPIGGTSPPSADEAAEPVTTVERDVPELPDSTAELSDPAAPAPPATLPSVPPALVDHARKLADAHHARTGSPIDSDALRAQLGVPAPMADAIAAHLT
- a CDS encoding mobile element transfer protein — encoded protein: MPARDFFHSVQRIGPVQIGTHRNRRAGQTRHAAVCTAERCGWSADYGTRTAAQLAARTHRCAVR
- a CDS encoding SpdD-like protein; translation: MFRPKYPTTPVPTAPASPTVVTSNDVHRTYETAPVSLPAAPRRTVQLTPGAVAAVVGGGAAVALIIAAVLVALLLAVAVTAVSVTMCAVVLRSLLNSQHKRY